The following proteins come from a genomic window of Venturia canescens isolate UGA chromosome 4, ASM1945775v1, whole genome shotgun sequence:
- the LOC122410269 gene encoding protein takeout-like: MQIVFVLGFIAVAMTNAVVAEETHPEYVKPCSRSDPQLKTCLIDALHHLRPYLKVGIPDIKLPSVEPFHMDELSLSLTGGANGYRVRLRDLLVRGASNFTVDEIKLGSPFEAIVRMPALVLDAHYSSSGVLIILPASGNGTFHATFGKARALVRGIVSTAVRNGKTYLYVENLDVKLSVKDVNMRVTKIFNNNRILTEATNLFLRENGQEVLKAMEPQLKLKLSALFAGIVNQLLLNVPVETFLLP, translated from the exons ATGCAGATTGTTTTCGTCCTCGGATTTATCGCGGTGGCAATGACGAACGCGGTCGTTGCGGAGGAAACCCATC CTGAATACGTCAAACCTTGTTCGAGGAGCGATCCTCAATTGAAAACGTGCCTGATCGATGCTCTCCACCATCTCAGACCCTACTTGAAGGTCGGCATTCCGGACATCAAGTTACCTTCGGTCGAACCGTTTCAC ATGGACGAGCTGAGCCTCTCACTGACAGGTGGTGCGAACGGTTACAGGGTTCGTCTGCGCGATTTACTCGTTAGGGGAGCGAGCAACTTCACGGTCGACGAGATCAAGCTCGGCTCACCCTTTGAAGCGATCGTACGAATGCCTGCCCTCGTTCTCGACGCTCATTACTCCAG TTCCGGAGTTTTGATAATATTGCCAGCAAGCGGAAACGGCACGTTTCACGCAACATTTGGAAAAGCTCGGGCTTTGGTACGCGGCATCGTAAGCACTGCAGTTCGTAACGGAAAAACTTATCTGTACGTCGAGAACTTGGACGTCAAACTGAGTGTCAAAGACGTCAACATGAGAGTGactaaaatattcaataataatAGGATACTGA CGGAGGCCACGAATCTTTTCCTTCGTGAGAACGGACAGGAAGTTCTAAAAGCGATGGAACCGCAGTTGAAGCTCAAATTATCAGCCCTCTTCGCCGGTATCGTCAATCAACTGTTGCTCAACGTGCCTGTA
- the Jhbp16 gene encoding uncharacterized protein Jhbp16: protein MLRYLVVVIFYVGACRGAEFEDAFQNCHVDVQGFDGCVREGLNAIRPFFKTGLSKYNVAPFDPFFAKEVSVRRGLPNLGFTLTLRNVTESGWSNSKVTKFVSDLPNYKVVYTQSFPEKFLVGEYEFEGSILGPRMKNKGKFDLALYDYVQTTTITKAPGSKVKVQVEAQTTRDLTLHITNLLSGRQVLETMLDRIINGAWQPGFLVTKPLINDLVSSAFTEIFGKAFQNFPFEKVIRPKSGVTSRIQKS from the exons ATGCTGCGGTATCTCGTTGTTGTGATTTTTTACGTTGGTGCGTGTCGAGGCGCTGAGTTCG AGGACGCATTCCAGAATTGCCACGTAGACGTTCAAGGCTTCGATGGCTGTGTGAGAGAAGGCTTGAACGCGATTCGGCCTTTCTTCAAGACCGGATTGTCCAAGTATAACGTGGCACCGTTCGATCCGTTTTTCGCGAAAGAAGTTTCGGTCAGACGGGGCTTGCCTAATCTCGGATTTACTCTCACACTGCGAAATGTAACAGAGAGTGGATGGTCGAACAGTAAAGTGACGAAATTCGTCAGTGATCTTCCAAATTACAAG GTCGTTTACACTCAGAGCTTTcctgaaaaatttctcgttgGCGAATACGAGTTCGAAGGATCTATACTCGGCCCGCGGATGAAGAACAAAGGAAAATTTGACTTGGCTTTGT ACGATTACGTGCAGACAACCACCATAACAAAAGCACCAGGCTCGAAGGTGAAGGTACAAGTGGAAGCTCAAACGACCCGCGATCTGACGCTGCATATTACGAATTTATTGTCAGGACGACAGGTCTTGGAGACGATGCTCGATCGTATAATAAACGGTGCATGGCAGCCGGGGTTCTTAGTAACCAAGCCGTTGATAAACGATTTGGTTTCAAGCGCCTTTACCGAAATATTCGGCAaagcttttcaaaatttcccaTTCGAGAAAGTCATAAGGCCGAAATCGGGCGTTACTTCGAGAATTCAAAAATCTTAA
- the LOC122410262 gene encoding protein takeout, whose amino-acid sequence MKSFVVSCLVCSFIIASRVEAIGKYKGLEFIEPCSRNDPKVEACLTRSANALVEHFRNGLPQLGYPEVEPIILDEVQISLGGGANGYRAQFKDVGAKGVSNLNITGLRTRITDDEVQLQLALSIPKIYAAAKYRSSGVLMLVQAGGAGDYWGEYEGVNAKVYIRAKPFNYEGREYLSLQQLKMDFSVKNINMGVKNVRDGNTILQAALNLFINTNSQELLKEMKPDLRRKLVQLMTSFVEKLFAQVPYDAWISD is encoded by the exons ATGAAAAGCTTCGTGGTTTCGTGTCTCGTGTGCTCGTTCATCATCGCCTCGAGAGTCGAAGCGATCGGAAAATATAAAGGTCTGGAATTCATCGAACCTTGCTCGAGAAACGATCCAAAAGTTGAAGCCTGCCTAACCAGATCCGCCAATGCGCTCGTCGAACACTTCCGAAACG GCCTGCCACAGTTGGGTTACCCGGAAGTCGAACCCATCATTTTGGACGAAGTGCAAATATCGCTGGGCGGTGGTGCCAATGGTTACAGAGCCCAGTTCAAAGATGTCGGTGCCAAGGGGGTTTCCAATCTCAATATTACGGGCTTGAGAACAAGAATAACCGACGACGAAGTCCAACTGCAGCTCGCTCTCAGCATCCCGAAAATTTATGCAGCTGCCAAATACCGTTCCAGTGGAGTTTTGATGCTGGTTCAGGCCGGTGGAGCTGGCGACTACTGGGGGGAATATG AGGGTGTGAACGCCAAAGTATACATCAGAGCGAAGCCGTTCAACTACGAGGGTCGGGAGTACCTGAGTTTGCAGCAACTGAAAATGGACTTTAGTGTTAAGAATATAAACATGGgcgtgaaaaacgttcgcGACGGGAATACGATACTTC AAGCCGCTTTGAATCTTTTCATCAACACGAACAGCCAAGAACTGCTAAAGGAGATGAAACCAGATCTGAGAAGAAAGCTCGTTCAGCTGATGACGTCTTTCGTGGAGAAACTCTTCGCTCAGGTCCCCTACGACGCATGGATCTCTGACTAA